The sequence GcttgtgaatttatttattccagtCACTACACAAAATTGTGGCATAAGTAATAATGTATACTAACTGTAGTTTTTCCATTTGTTCAGCTTCAAATGGACACCGACTGAAGACGTTATACAGGCAATGTTAAATGATAGGATACAGCTTCACTACATCTTTCAGAGCAAAACTGTCTAAGTTTTTTAGTGTCAGCTGTCAAAAATGCTGTATTTAACCCCAGAGGTGTTATTCACATTCAGGACGTCTTTATGAAAGGGACTAATAATATCAGACTATAAAGTGAAGTAatttgaggatgcagaagatagggataggtggagagagatgattcactctTCCTTCattctgaagggaaaagccggaagaagaagaagaagaaagtcaAGTGATTTATATGTTTAGAAAAGTATGTAATTAAGGCCTGGAATTTTCTTAtgggaagaaagagaaaacaaagcaaaacactgaaattataatggaaataaaatcattgTGCATCACTCAGCGCCACATAACAGTGGTTTCTAATTTATGGTTACTGTTgctaggtgatgatgatgatgatgatgatgattattattattattatagtttttattattatatgtttattttgctaaccattttaaaatattgcagCTGATTTTTCCAATTCacacagcacttttttttagttCCACACatgactgatttatttatttatttattcatttatatatatatatcagcagGCCTCAATTTCcccagcaaagaaaaaaaagaagaggaagcaGAATGGATTACAACCTACCATGAGTGCCAAGAAAAAGACAAAGGAGGAGAAAAACCATGATGAGCCTGTCAGTGTAGGTTTATGACCCTCTGTGCTTTAGCTCATGGTTTAGCTTCTCAAAACTCCCAGGACCTTTCAGTGGGTTCAGATGTAAAATATCTCATAACTATATGTCTATTCTGTTAATGTGAGTACAGTTCTAATGGTTACGGATTGATATGAGCTTTTAGATAAATACCCGGGTGATAAACTGGAACTTTAATTGACCTtgcaggagcagcagcagcagccgtCGAACGGGACCGATCGTGTGAGCAGTGACGcacttcacacacttctcacCGAACTGGCTAATGTGGACAACAGCAGGGAGCGAGCGAACATGCTGTTTCAGTGGCTCATTTATCCTGTTGCAGCCAAAACCTTTTTCAGGTACaactttcattcacacacaaccCCTGTTCCACCAGCAGCGTCTCGAtgcacaatatcaaacttttcATTACTTCTCCAATATGATAAAAGTTTCTGTGAAAGAAGTCCTGCTGATCTGAAACCAAGCACCAGCGACATCACTGTCTTGCTGCTTACTCTTACATAACCACCATTAAATCTAACCTGAACAGTGCAACAATTTTGACCATTATTAAAAAATGGCTGTTTTAGCAGCTGTTTAAAAGCCTAAAAAATAGATCTCTCGTCTTaattcaagtcaagaagctgTTATTTTCATTTCGACCATATACACCTACTCATGTTCCGATCAAccctaacattatgaccagtgagaggtgaagtgaataagtaGTATAATAAGTATTAAAAGTAGAAATAGGGAAACAAAAAGGACTTAATCAAACTGCTGTGTGTAATTctgtcttttttcctctctctctctctctctctagggaTAATTGGGAGAAGAAGCCCCTATTGATCAGACGCCAGAATCCACACTACTATGATGGCCTTTTCTCAACCGCAGAGTTTGACCGCATTTTGAGAAATGTACTTCATTCTGTATTATAATCAGTCTATTAACTGTGACTATCAGTATGACACACAAATTAGTTCGCTCTACAAGGTTCAGTACCTGATCTAAGGCATCAACTGCATTATAGTCCAGAAATAACAGCAGAAGTTACACTGTAATGATACAGAATGCATATCGCCATGCCTCAATATCGGTTTATCTGTTATCAagacacagatcaggcataacactatGAGTACTGAAGTGAATATAAcagatgatctcctcatcatggcacctgttagtgggtgggatatattaggcagcaagtgaacattttgtcctcaaagttgatgtgttagaagcaggaaaaatgggcaagcgtaaggatttgagcgagtttgacaaggaccaaattgtgatggctagacgactggatcagagcatctccaaaactgcagctcttgtggggtgttcccggtctgcagtggtcagtatctatcaaaaaaggaaggaacagtggtgaaccggtgacagggtcatgggcggccaaggctcattgatgcacgtggggagcgacggctggcccgtgtgatccggtccaacagacgagctactgttgctcaaattgctgaagaagttaatgctggttctcacagaaaggtgtcagaaaacacagtgcatgatgggtcagggctgttggggaccaacacgatattaggcaggtggtcataatgttatgcctggtcggtatAGTGATGTATTTAAAACTAATTACGTTTCCTGTTCTGCTTGGGTAGCATTTTAACCTATAAGGAACCTGAACAGGATTATACAGTTAGTTGAAACGCCAATTATTAATGCtgcatgtcaaaaaaaaaaaaaaaagcagaggcTGATGAGTAAACAGCTGTTGATTGCGGTTATAATGCGTGTAATGATTTTGCGTTTAATGGTTTCCTTGTTTTAAAGATGTTCCACAACAGTAAGTGTAGCTAATGGATAAAATGCACAGCGTGTCAGGTTTTTAGTgcataagtaaataaacagttGCTGTAATtgtcagaaaaataaaacgctTTCAGACGTGAAATTATTGAGCGAATAATTAACTCGAACCGGTGATTAGAACAGCAGTTATTTGTTAGAGTAGCAATCCTCCGTGTTCTGTCTTACAGGATGACGTCCAGTATGGAGTGAACCTGGATGTGACGAGTTACACAAACggcaagagagagacacacaatcCTCCAGGAAGAGCTCTGCCCTACTCCGTGTGGGATTTCTATGAGGTAGAATGTTTTTTATATGCTTCATCTTAACTGTTTGTTACTTCTAAGACGGTCTCTACCTCATCATTCTGAGTTTCCTGATTGTCCCGAGGATTTGTGTTTGCTCTCAGAGCGGCTGCTCGCTGAGGATGCTGAACCCTCAGGCCTTCTCCTCTACTGTGTGGAACGTTCTGTCCATCCTGCAGGAAAAGTTCGGGAGCATGGCAGGAGCCAACATGTAAGAGGAAACACTGATTAAGGCAAAAATTCTTAAGCAGAGACTTTGTCAACACTACATTCTCTCAGCTGATCTTTTTTTATTGAAGAGTCCTTTATGTAAAAACTGAGACACATCTTGAGTTTATCAGTGGGAGAAATCCTCACACGTGGCTGATTTCAGGCAATAGAACACTTTGTACCGGTTTAGTAAAATCACAAATGTTTGGTTTATGTAATTTAACTCGTTTGACAGCTGAGGCTGAATatcagtgttttgtgtgtgaaggtaCTTAACCCCAGCAGGAACACAGGGATTCGCACCACATTACGATGATATCGAAGCGTTTATTGTGCAGTTGGAAGGGAAGAAGCACTGGAGAGTGTATAACCCACGGTGAGTCAGCACTGACCTCTCAGTTAAACATGATGATCTATTTTGAGAATTGTAGACTAACACCAGTGTTGTGCATTTCTCTAGATCTGAAGATGAGGTGTTATCGCTTGTGTCGAGCCGTAAGTCAAAATTTGACACTGAGATTTTACTGATTCAGATTTCTTTGGATCCTAAAGACGCAATCATCTACTGTTCTTTATTAATCCTCTTCTCCTTTAGCTAATTTCAGTCAGTCCGAGATCGGAAAGCCCATGCTGGATGTGGTGCTAGAGCCGGGTGATTTGCTGTATTTTCCCCGTGGGGTTGTTCACCAGGGCGACTGCCTGCCGGACGCCCACTCGCTGCACATCACCATCTCCTCCTTCCAGAGGAACAGCTGGGGTGATCTGCTGCTGAAGGTACATCCTGCCACGTTTATCCAAGGATTTGTTTTTCGACTGAGCTTTGAGCCGGTGTGTTTTTAGCTTCTCCGTTCGATTCGCAGGTGATGCCAGCGGCCTTGGAAATGGCGACGGAGGAGGACGTAGAGTTTCGAAAGGGGCTGCCTCTGGATTACCTCACCTTCATGGGGGTACAGAACTCTGATAAGGTGTCGTCTTCTTTTCACCCTGCATTTACACAAGCAAACTGTGACtgattttgttttctctctgacaTTTCAGCTGATTAAAAGTTGGCAGTTTATGCAGTGTAGCTGTCAGAGTTTTTTCTTATTCAATTACTTGCACATCTGATGGAATGCTGAGAATTCTCATGGTTGTGTCTTATTTCCActcacattcaattcaatttatttacatagcccttttaacaatggacgttgtttcaaagtagctttacactCTATAATATGGATTGATTTTAATACTGTAAAAGATGGTGCCAGTTATATCCTGTGCCAATTAGTCTGGCCATGATGAAGCCAGGACATGATTTATCTGCATTAACCCCATCCCACTTTAACCTGCATGATGTGTGTGAACAGGAAGATCCACGCAGAGACAGATTTCTGTCCCACATTGAGGGTTTAATGAAGAAGTTAGTGTCCTATGCTCCAGTGGACGCCGCTGTGGATCAGAAAGCACGCGAGTTTCTGCACGACTGCCTGCCACCTGTGCTGACTCCAGGTAGCTGCTACGTCCTTCTACTCTCATGCTAATATGAACCCTTTATGAGCTCTTCATAATGCTCTGGGATTTTATACATGATTAAACATgaagtttttttatattttaaaaattataaaccAAACTTAACTACTTAAGCCGCATTAGCTCAGATGCATTATGTCCGTCTTAGAACTAATTCTGTTGTAGAGCGAATTTCAACCGGTCATAAAAGTCTTCAGGCTGTCAGCGGCTACAAACTAGTTAATGTTAAGTAAAGGAAAGATTTTGTTAGCAAGATAACCAAacatatctgtgtgtttatagagtaGGTGTTTATTTTCGATGCTTCAGTATTTTCAGATTTTAAATGTTGCTGTTTTTCCACTCATTTTTCCAAAtgtatttgaaaagaaaaatctcaagTACATATCAGATCATTTCCAAACCAATTTATCTATTAGCGTTATAAATAGCTAGGCAACATTTACAGTTAATgactgaaatatatttataaactgATGCTAATCAATTTCTCTAGGGTTTCGCAATCCCATAATGCAAAGTagattaaaatctaaaatatttggAGGAGCTTGCAATGTTTTCAAAACGACcgcagatttgggccaagatgTTTAAGTGGCATTGCAAATTTAGAAAAAagctgcagcaaaatcaaggatTTTGGCTACAACGATCACAAAAAAAGCTAATCtgtaaaatgaacattttgaatGTATTACAGGTTTATTCACTGTAGCAAAATCAGATGTATTCAAATATGATATTAGACTGTCTAAGACGATcagtgacaggtgtgtgtgtgggtgtgtgtagcaGAGACAGCGAGCAGTGTGTACGGCGCTCCTGTGAGATTCGAGGATGGAGAGGCCGTGGATTTGAAAACGCATATAAAGCCTCAGACCAAGATAAGACTCATCCGCGCGGGAATCGCCAGGTGCGTATGCCAGTATTTCTCAAATTAGTGAGAAATTTAGTCTGAGGTGTAAAAACAgcatgtctaaaaaaaaaaaaaaaaaaaaaaaagggaatgaCGTCATGAAGTAAAGGAAAGGTGTGTGGATTAATGTTGCTTTTGATTAAATTGTACTAAATGGTACCTTTACTTGTCAGTGGGGTGGTACTCTgaagaaaacacatttttttcaatctttaatattttgtacattttaccTGGGACCCTTGGTCCCCTGAACCCCCTGAAGGAAAatgttacaacacacacagaaatataaaacatacatatatacacaaacatataagACTAAGAAGAAAACCTTGAATATAGAATCCGAATGACTTTAGATCAATATTTGGACTGTAATCTTTAAAGGTGCACTATATGGAGCATTTGAGGTAAAACACTGAAGCAAGTGTCTTTGAGAATCCCACCCCATCAACATGAAATACCTCCCAGATTGTATACTTATACACtattctgtatatatttatatataacactatatatatatatatatatatatatatatatatatatatatatataaaacactgttGAACACCTCGGTGTTCAACCTTAATtcgttccaaaagtctggtcAATTTGGTCGGAAACGAATTAATCTGTTTTAActcgatggttgatctcacaactttcctcttggcattgatgcctgatttcccctttttctgagacatggctactgaaattatagCACAATAGATagcgtggggttataacacatgcactcacagatgatgctttcagaacagatgacccgcgtaaactgcttcatctctatTGTCTACGCCAGGCTACGCCTCGTGGAAAGCGTGTGcggctaggccatttttaggggggcatttctactcagcccccctaaaaattctgcgattctccataaactgtacacaaatttgtGATTGCcccagtcccctttaaatttcatatggaAACGGCGGCAGGCTTCGGTTCCTCTCTGTATCAAACAAGAACCGGTGTTCCCAGCGGTAGAGTCGTACATTGAAAATATTTTCGTACACCGAGGTCAAATTCGAAGCGAATACCGAAAATTCGGACACGGGGTGGTTGAGGACCGAGGTACCGCTGTAGTGGgagtagtgtgttcacactAAAAAGTCCAACAAGAAGTGTACACatgatgatgcacttattcagcTGATGTCATTTGCCATCAACCATTAGTGTTCAATTTGAGATGATGCTACtcttctaaaattcatacactagaccaggagtgtccagtcttatccggtgtgggtgcaagttttcattccaaccaagcggaagctacacctgagtctactgaaagccaagatcacaTGATTAAAcatgtggaatcaggtgtagctcctgctcgattggtatgaaaacctgcacccacactgaccctttcccggataagactggacacacCTGACCTAGATGGTAGAGTGCATTCTGTATAGTACATCATTTTGGATGCAGCTATGGTATAGTTTAGTCACACCCCCCATACTTTGTATAACAATgtaagtgtgttgtgatttgtgtgtctgtgtgtgttttaaccaCTTTTTACACGTGTTTccaaaacagaaagagaaatgtgGATAGAAGTGTTCCTCTTATGTCACTTGAGACCTTTCATTGCTCCATGACAGTTTTGGACTAATAGTCTCTTCTCTCTGTGCCACTGTATGCAGACTGTGCAGTGACGGTGAGGCTGTTCATCTTCACTACACCACCGAGAACTCCAGAGTTTATCACAAAGAGGAGCCCAAAAGCCTGGAGATAAATGCAGAGGTAAGAGCTGTGAAGTGTTTCAGAGCGTATATAGAGATGAAGTCTACTGTAGTGAttagtaacacactgtaaattTGTTTCTAGTGTCCTTTTTCCTCAGGAAGCTTTGTGTAAACTTCGTATTTAATCATCCGGTGCACTTCGTCTGCATTCTTTTGTTTAGCAGTGGAAAGGAGCAGTAACAGTTGTGTAGGCTATTAATTtactaatatataaaaaaaaccccaggaAAATTTATACACAAAAGCACTTCATCTTAAGCTGAGCGTTAATGAAAATAGTGTGTTGATGATATTGGTTTTATTGACGTTCTTTTTTGTAATAAGTCTACTTAAATGATACAGGGAGTTCACAAAGTCTGAAAGCAATGAGGGTAAAATCGTCTTCtcctttcggcttttcccttcaggggtcaccacagtgaatcatctctctccacgtATCCATATCTTCTGCatcacttgcacccactagcttcatatcatcatttattacatccatatacctcctctttggccttcctctttgcctcctgcctggcagctccatgtccaacattctcctaccagtatactcactctccctcctctgaacatgtccaaaccatgttaatctggcctctccctAAATTTGTCCctcaaacgtccaacatgagctgtccctctgatgtactcgttcctaatcctgtccaaccttgtcactcccaaagaaaacctcaacatcttcagctctgctacctccagctctgactcctgtctcttcctcagtgacactgcctctaaaccatacagcatggccggtctcaccactgtctcgTACACCTTCctcttgattctcgctgatatttttctgtcACACAGAAAATACAGAGACTTAatattgaatttattatttacaatatacGCTCTATTATATTCCCACTGGTTCCTGACTTTTTCGGACACTCAAAACACGATATCAGTTGGTTTCATGCACTATAGCTTGAGAAACAGCAGCACagtaattaatataaaacagcTATTAATATCAGTAATCAGAGGAATATACAGCATTTCGATGTTGCTTTAGTTTCAAATTTCTTGTCTACTTTCATTGGCTGTGGGTTGTTTTATTCAGTTTGGGTTTATCCTCTGTAGCACACAGACGCTGTAGAGTTCTTGATCCACTCCTACCCGAAGTTTATCTCCGTCTCGAGTTTACCCTGCGACTCCGCTGAAGAAAAGGTAACACACatctctgataaaaaaaaaaaaaatcacctattTGTCCCAACCTGATGGTAAGACTGTAACCGAGTGCAGGTACATGTGCTTAAATTAATCTCCAGACTGATATTCAAGCACTGTGTTGATGTCTTGATATGCAAATCAGCTAAATTTCAGACATCTTCCAATGATGTTAtctactgtttatttttattctattttttttttttacttgatagtctattttatatttttttatatcctgatactttttttttatacttgatattcttaatatttttatattctagtttttagattttattaaaattaattcttATCCTTTATATCCTAGTTTACATTTGATTTAAATTGTATCtccaatatttttatattctagttttaaaatttttatttccattatgacagtctaaaataaaaaatatgtatgattgtgtgtgataaaaTTTGAGTTTGATAGGATTGACCTTTCAcataaaaatgactaaataaaaacagtcGAGTCTATTTATACTAGATATttccttttacttttttttgcaataaataACAGGATCCTGATATTCGATAGCTTTTTCTAATTACAGTTTTAGGATACTGTATTATGTTTTGCTCCATTTTTAATCTCTCAATTGTTTTTAAATGCATAAAGGATTGGATAAAACTGAAACGATCCTTGAGAAAACAGTCAGTGTTAACATTCCTGTCCTGATCAGCAGTGTATCTGTAATTCTGCAGGTGTCCTTGGCAGAGACGCTGTTTTCAAAAGGACTGATCCAAACATCTGAACCTTTGAGCACGAAGTAAAGAGTTCATCTATTCGCCTGGAATAAGTCttttgttggtccccttttCTTGGTTTTGTAAAAATCGAGATCAGGATTAAAAGTTGTAATTGACTGTTTGGTATCTACAACCTTTGCAGTAAACAGTTAAACATCTGAAGCCGTTGTTGACTTGTTATTAAAATGCCTCTTCATCTGTAATGTAGAATTTGTATCAGAATACTCAGAGGATATGCAGGTATTTTCTCTGTAATGAATAAGTTTTAGACCTTTCTGCCTGGAGAAGCTGAGCACTCGAGAGCTAGTGTTAAGACTATAGAGTAGATCATAGTTGATTTCTAAGATAGGAATGAGCGTggttaaatatacatatgaaaGGTATTATTCCAGTGCCTTTCCACAGCAAGGCTCACATTTGCATAGAATTACCCACAATATCCAGGTGATTCATTCTGAACTGAAACActagacatacacacatctgtatattttacatcacaaattttatttgaaaactCATTTACAGCTTTGAGCATTAAACAGAGAGGAAATTCAGAGAGCAGGAGGTCCAATAAATATGAGGAGGAGGATTTCACTTCCAGGTGTATTCCTCACCAGGCTTCAGTTCCCTGCAACAAAAGAGCATCTTGTTGGTTTAATCTAATGCACTTGGTAAAATCCAATCACAATGAAAAAATTCCACAATCACTGTCTAATCTCAGGTCTAAGCCACACTTTGACTCTGGCATGTAatctccaaaaaaataaataaataaaaggactGTACATGATCATATACATTTTTGACACTGGCCATTTCTGCGAGTACAGCATTTCAACATTCCAGCACTGCCTGtatgaaacacacctgctgtaCAATGCGCTCTTGTTCTTGAATGCTGTCAGTTTCTGATCGTTCCACCTGTCCAGGTAGATGCCCATGACAAAGCCAAGTGGGACTAGGACATTCACCCAGTGCTCACGCACCATCGCGGCGAAGTTCACCATGATGCCTGGAAAAACGGATGCACACAGTGACCACATTGTACACCAGATCTCACTCAGGGGTTTTCACATCATATTTGTCCAGTTATAAAATTATTTGCATAAGAAGGTCTGGATAAGAATTAACGTGACTGACGTTTACCTTTTAATGCTTAAACATTAATAGTTAGTTCTTGactataaaaaaagacaacaaagtAGATATGTTTTGTTGTAGTGCTTCACATTACACTTTCGACTAGTGGCATAGATTTTGAACAGATTATAACGTGTCCCAATTCTCACTAAATGTCTCAAGTTTCTCTCTGATGTCATGCCTTCAGCTAAATAACTGCATttataaatgcatgtgattaGACAAGCATCTTTCTGCCTGGAGAAACTGAGCATCAGTAGAAAGGAGAAAGAGTTACTAAGGCTGTGGGGCTGAGGATCATAGGAAACAACTAAGATATAAATGAGCAtggttaaatataaatgtgaaaGGTATTTTTCCAGTGCCTTTCCACAGAAAGGCTTGCATTAGCATTGAATGTCCAGTCTATGGTAATTCATAGACTCCGTGTCTCAATTCTGACTAAATGTCAAGTCTTGTAGCTTGTCTCTGATATCATACCTTCAGctaaataaatgcatgtgattaGATAAGCAGGTTTTTCCTTTTGTTGATTTCAGGTCTGCTAATCATTTCAGCAGACAAAAGTTCCTTGAAAGAAATAGCTGATAAATGACTGACTGCCAGCTGGACATTTTGAGTTCTGGAACTGTTTGTCAAGCCAGTACTGAGATTTGGTCCTAAAGAAAAATCCTTGATCCACTGAGGCAGAATTAAACACTGGTGGTTACAAGCCTCTAACAAAGTCATATCagctctgcagtggtcactttCCACTGATGGACAGGTTAGAGAAGATGACAAATGATAAAAAGTGACCTATACAATAGTGGTGTACTAGGGAGATGATAACTGACAGCTTTTCCTTAAGCATGCATGCACACTGCTCCTGTTTTAGTCTATAACCATTCCTTTTaggggtggagaaaggtgttgggagttctgtgtgatagaaaatatcagtgagaatcaaggggaaggtgtacaagacagtggtgagaccggccatgctgtatggtttagagacagtgtcactgaggaagagacaggagtcagagctgaaaatgttaaggttctctttgggagtgacacgatTGGACAaaattaggaacgagtacatcagagggacagctcatgttggacgtttgggggacaaagttagagaggccagattaagatggtttggacatgttcagaggagggagagtgagtatatcggtatgGAGCTGCCAGgtaggaggcaaagaggaaggccaaagaggaggtatatggatgtaataaatgaggatatgaagctagtgggtgcaagtgttcaggatggagaagatagggataggtggagggagatgattcgctgtggcgacccctgaagggaaaagtcCAAAGAAGACGAAGAACCATTCCCTTGAGATTATTTCCTTTCATTAAATAATTCTTTGCATCCATCAGATCATTAAGAAGCAGCTGTTGATGTGATCATGTATGTGTTAGGAGATATTAAAGCTGTAAAGCGCACTGTGGATATAACCCAGGAGTCTGGGTCAGTTAGCTTAGCTACTCCACTGTCTATACAAGGTACAAACAGCGAGCAAATTTATTCAGCTTTAGCCTAAAACTCCAAAAGATGAAGAAACTACGCatagatatatttattaaaacatatatacatacacatatatataataaatggtAATGAAAAAGCCAggagtaacacactcctgtgtcTAAAAAGCTAGTTAGTTAGCAAACAACTCGGCTAATTTAGCTCAAATCTCAGATTTTTAAGTAGAAACGATCTACTTTGCTAGTACGTAAATTTCAATAAATTACTACAGCATGCTACAAATATACAACtgtttcatgtttatttatctatacaATGATATAATCGTTTATTTTAACCTACCGTTGTTTAGCTTCGCTTATTGCGCTTACAGGCTGCTCAATCGTAGGTCATAGGACCATACCAACTATGCAATAGCTCATTTGAACAATATTTATTAACACTGGCTTTAATAAAGAAGGATACTTATAATGAGTCATACCAAGTTAagtaaaatgtattatattataactaTTATAAACAACAGTTAATTTGACTATGTGAAGTGTTTACGGAAATAGCACACATTTTAAAGCATCCCTAAGTAGTATAATGGTACCTACCGCTGACGCCGGACTGTAGCGGCAACCGCACAAAGGCAGAATCACAAACGGCTATCCGCTTTCTATGTCTGTGCACTACGTAGGGCGTAGCACTAGGACAACTTCTccaccctatgtagtgcactatatatcAATTAGCGTGCGATTGAGGATTCAGCCACAAAATGGCTGAAATACAAGAAAGTGTGAGCCGTGTGGCTCGAAAAATGTGAATAAACAATGACGTTGGTCAAGTTTATAAACATTTGTCGGGACGTACGTTTATGCGAAATCACTAGGTTAAATTTAGCGCCTTGTCCGGTATGCTACTATTAATGGATATTGTTTAATAGTTATGTTTCAGGtcagttagctagcttgctagctttGTTAGCTAAGCAGGAGTTTACTGGTTAGTGGTTGTGCTAGTAAACAAAATGTAGTGGTCAATTCGGTCAGATTTTAAAGCAAATATTCAGCTGTTAGGGTCACGCCGTTAAGTTTTTGAGCCATttgttaaaatgtttgtttcttttgtg comes from Hemibagrus wyckioides isolate EC202008001 linkage group LG25, SWU_Hwy_1.0, whole genome shotgun sequence and encodes:
- the LOC131345968 gene encoding NADH dehydrogenase [ubiquinone] 1 beta subcomplex subunit 1-like, producing the protein MVNFAAMVREHWVNVLVPLGFVMGIYLDRWNDQKLTAFKNKSALYSRELKPGEEYTWK